From the genome of Streptomyces sp. NBC_01304:
CCGGGGGCGAGGTCGGCCTGAGTGAGCTGTCCGCGAGCAGCGGACTGCCCCTGCCGACCATCCACCGCCTGATGCGCACGCTCGTGGCCTGCGGTTATGTCCGCCAGCAGCCCAACCGCCGGTACTCCCTCGGCCCCCGCCTGATCCGCCTCGGCGAGTCCGCGTCCCGCCTTCTCGGCACCTGGGCGCGTCCTTACCTGGCCCGCCTGGTCGAGGAGACCGGCGAGACCGCGAACATGGCGCTGCTCGACGGGGACGAGATCGTGTACGTCGCCCAGGTGCCCTCGAAGCACTCGATGCGCATGTTCACCGAGGTGGGGCGGCGCGTCCTGCCGCACTCCACGGGCGTGGGCAAGGCCCTCCTCGCGCACACGCCGCCGGAGGAGGTGCGGTCGCTGCTCGCCCGGACCGGGATGCCGGCGGCGACCGAGAAGACGATCACCACGCCCGAGGGCTTCCTCGACGCGCTTCAGCTGGTACGCGACACCGGGTACGCGGTGGACGACAACGAGCAGGAGATCGGGGTGCGGTGCCTCGCGGTGTCCGTGCCCAACTCCCCCACGGCGGCGGCGATTTCGATCTCCGGCCCCGCGGGTCGCGTGACCGAGGCCGCGACGGACAAGATCGTGCCGATCCTGCAGCAGGTGGCCGCCGAGCTTTCGGTGGCGCTGACGAGTACGGGGCCCGCCCAGTAGAACGGCCTGCTCAGGCCAGGTACAACAGCTCGCGCAGAGGGGCCCGCCCGGGAATTGGGGGCGGGCCCCTCCGGCATGTCCGGGGACAGCTTCGGCGACGTACGTACGAAGTACCTATGCGTGACAGATTCCGTGCCTCGCCGATTTTTCTAACTTCATGACCAGCGGGAAACACCCCGCACCCCGCACCCGAAGCAGTCAGGTGCACACAGGTCATGGAGGACCAGCAATGAGCGACATCAACGCCACCGAACTCGTCGGCCGCTACCTCGCCGCCTGGAACGAGACCGACGCCACCGCGCGTCGTGCCCTGATCGCCGAGGTCTTCGACGAGCAGGCCGGGTACACCGACCCGCTGGCCGACGTCCGCGGCCACGACGCCCTCGACGCGACCATCGGCGCCGTGCAGGGACAGTTCCCCGGCCTGGTGTTCAGCCTCGCGGGCCCGGTCGACGCGCACCACGACATCGCCCGGTTCACCTGGAACCTCGGGCCCGAGGGCGAGCAGCCCCTGGTCGTCGGCTTCGACGTCGCCGTCATCGGCGAGGACGGCCGGATCACCGACGTGCACGGCTTCCTCGACAAGGTGCCGTCCGGGGTCTGACCCGCCGCGGGCCGGGCATGCCGCCCGGCCCGCGGCCCGCACGGCTCGTTCAGCGCCCAGCACAGCTCGTTCATTCGTCCGTACGTCCCGTACGTCCCGTCCGTACGTCCCGATCCGGAGGGTCTGCCCAGCATGTCCACCACCACGTACGCCACCACGGAAACCGCCCACCGACCGGCGCCCGCACCCGCGTTCGCCTGGGGAACCCTGCTGGTCCTGCTCGCCGGGGTCTTCATCACCACCCTCGACGTGTTCATCGTCAATGTCGCGATCCCCTCCGCCCAGGCCGACCTGGGCGCGAGCACCGCCGCGATCCAGTGGGTCGTGGCCGGCTTCGGCCTCGCGGTCGGGGCCGGGCTGATCACCGGCGGACGGCTCGGCGACATCTACGGGCGCCGCCGGGTCTACGGCATCGGCATCGCCCTGTTCACGCTCGCCTCCGCGGCCTGTGCGCTGGCCGGCAGCGCGGAGTTCCTGATCGCCGCGCGGTTTCTGCAGGGCGGGGCGATGGCGCTGCTCATGCCGCAGGTGCTCGGCATCATCACGGTCGCCTTCAGCGGCGCCGCGCAGGTGAAGGCGTTCGGCGCCTACGGGCTCGCGATGGGCTTCGCCGGGGTGTTCGGGCAGCTGATCGGCGGGGCGCTGGTGCAGGCCGATCTGTTCGGGCTCGGCTGGCGCGCGATCTTCTGGATCAACGTGCCGGTCGGCGCGCTCACGCTCGCCCTGCTGCCGCGCCTCGTCCCCGAGTCCCGGGGCGAGGGCGGGCGCCGGCTCGACACCCTGGGCATGGTCCTCGTGACGGCGGGCCTGGTCGCGGTGGTGCTGCCGCTCATCCAGGGGCCCGGGCAGGACTGGCCGCTGTGGACCTGGCTGTCGCTGGCCGCAGCGCCGCTGCTGCTCGGGGTGTTCCTCGTCCAGCAGCGCCGGCTCGCCGGACGGGGCGGGGCGCCGCTGGTCGACCCGGCGATGTTCCGGGAGCGGGCCTTCACCGTGGGCCTCGGCATCGCGCTGGTCTACGCCCTCGCGATGGGCTCCTTCTTCCTCGTCCTGGCGCTCTATCTGCAGCAGGGCCACGGCATGTCGGCGCTCGACTCGGGGCTGCTCTTCATCGCCCTGGGCGCCGGGTACTTCCTCGCCTCCAGTGCCTCGGCGAAGGTCGCGCAGCGGCTCGGCCGGCAGGTCATCGCGGTGGGAGCCGTGGCCCAGGCCGCCGGGTACGGGCTGCTCGCGCTGACCGCCGACGGGATCGGCGCGACCGGTCCGGTCGGGCTGCTGATCCCCGGCATGGTGCTCTCCGGGGTCGGCATGGGCCTCGCCCTGGTCCCGATGTCCGGGATCGTGCTGGCCGGGGTCGGCGCCCGGTACGCGGGATCGGCGGGCGGGGTCCTGGCCACCGCCCAGCAGGTCGGCGGGGCGCTCGGGGTGGCCGTGGTCGGGATCGTCTTCTACGGCGTACTCGGCGACCGGCCCCTCGCGGCGGACTTCGGCCCGGCGTTCACCTGGGGCCTGGGGACCCTCATCGGGTGCTGCCTGGCCACGGCGGCCCTGGTCCAGCTGCTCCCTCGGCCGGCCCGGACGTCGTAACCGCAGAAGCGGCGCCGGACCTCGGGTCCGGCGCCCGGTCAGACGTCGAAGTTGAACCCGAAGGCCCGTACCCCCGTCGCGGTCCGCGGACGATGACTCGTCCGCGGGCCGAACGCCACGTAGGTACCGGGGCCGTGCTCCCGCTCCCCCTCGATGAGCGTGCCCTCGACGACGAAGTAGCCCTCGCCGTACGTCTCGTGGACGTCGACGTCGGGCCACTCGGCGCCGGGGGCGAGGTCGATCACCCAGACCCGCAGCCCCTCGGCACCCGGCAGCAGCCGGGCCTCGATGCCGGGGCCGATCTCGACCGGCGGGACCGTGTCGACGTCGACCGGCAGTATCTGTCCGGGCAGTACCGGCGGTGGCGTGCTCATGCGCTCAACTCCTC
Proteins encoded in this window:
- a CDS encoding IclR family transcriptional regulator → MPTSSASTTDSKSTAPSGGVQSLERAFDLLERMADAGGEVGLSELSASSGLPLPTIHRLMRTLVACGYVRQQPNRRYSLGPRLIRLGESASRLLGTWARPYLARLVEETGETANMALLDGDEIVYVAQVPSKHSMRMFTEVGRRVLPHSTGVGKALLAHTPPEEVRSLLARTGMPAATEKTITTPEGFLDALQLVRDTGYAVDDNEQEIGVRCLAVSVPNSPTAAAISISGPAGRVTEAATDKIVPILQQVAAELSVALTSTGPAQ
- a CDS encoding nuclear transport factor 2 family protein, translating into MSDINATELVGRYLAAWNETDATARRALIAEVFDEQAGYTDPLADVRGHDALDATIGAVQGQFPGLVFSLAGPVDAHHDIARFTWNLGPEGEQPLVVGFDVAVIGEDGRITDVHGFLDKVPSGV
- a CDS encoding MFS transporter produces the protein MSTTTYATTETAHRPAPAPAFAWGTLLVLLAGVFITTLDVFIVNVAIPSAQADLGASTAAIQWVVAGFGLAVGAGLITGGRLGDIYGRRRVYGIGIALFTLASAACALAGSAEFLIAARFLQGGAMALLMPQVLGIITVAFSGAAQVKAFGAYGLAMGFAGVFGQLIGGALVQADLFGLGWRAIFWINVPVGALTLALLPRLVPESRGEGGRRLDTLGMVLVTAGLVAVVLPLIQGPGQDWPLWTWLSLAAAPLLLGVFLVQQRRLAGRGGAPLVDPAMFRERAFTVGLGIALVYALAMGSFFLVLALYLQQGHGMSALDSGLLFIALGAGYFLASSASAKVAQRLGRQVIAVGAVAQAAGYGLLALTADGIGATGPVGLLIPGMVLSGVGMGLALVPMSGIVLAGVGARYAGSAGGVLATAQQVGGALGVAVVGIVFYGVLGDRPLAADFGPAFTWGLGTLIGCCLATAALVQLLPRPARTS
- a CDS encoding cupin domain-containing protein, which encodes MSTPPPVLPGQILPVDVDTVPPVEIGPGIEARLLPGAEGLRVWVIDLAPGAEWPDVDVHETYGEGYFVVEGTLIEGEREHGPGTYVAFGPRTSHRPRTATGVRAFGFNFDV